A portion of the Nomia melanderi isolate GNS246 chromosome 2, iyNomMela1, whole genome shotgun sequence genome contains these proteins:
- the Ykt6 gene encoding YKT6 v-SNARE homolog gives MVKLYALSVLHKKPTSATTLKAAYDVESFSFFQKGSVKEFMSFVSKTIVERTQISSRQSVKEGDYMCHVYVRADNLAAVLISDHEYPRRVAHTLITKVMDEFATKYPNSTWDSLNESLTDFSQLNIYLAKYQNPNEADALTKMQNDLDETKIILHNTLEAVLQRGEKLDDLVSKSEGLSVQSKAFYKTARKTNSCCSLAP, from the exons ATGGTAAAGTTATACGCATTGTCTGTTTTACATAAAAAGCCTACATCAGCGACAACCTTAAAGGCTGCTTATGATGTTGAATCATTCTCGTTTTTTCAAAAAGGAAGCGTTAAAGAATTCATGAGTTTTGTAAGTAAAACCATTGTGGAAAGGACTCAGATCAGCTCTAGGCAAAGTGTCAAAGAAGGAG ACTATATGTGTCACGTTTATGTGAGGGCAGACAATTTGGCTGCAGTTCTTATATCAGACCATGAATATCCTAGAAGAGTAGCTCATACATTGATTACAAAAGTTATGGATGAATTTGCTACCAAATATCCAAACTCGACATGGGACAGTTTAAACGAAAGCTTAACTGATTTTTCACAACTTAACATATATCTAGCAAAGTATCAAAATCCTAATGAAGCAGATGCTCTTACTAAGATGCAAAATGATTtagatgaaacaaaaattatttta CACAATACATTAGAAGCCGTTCTTCAACGGGGAGAGAAATTGGATGATCTGGTTTCAAAATCGGAAGGGCTTAGTGTTCAGTCAAAAGCGTTCTACAAAACTGCACGAAAAACTAATTCCTGTTGCAGTTTGGCTCCTTGA
- the ND-42 gene encoding NADH dehydrogenase (ubiquinone) subunit ND-42 — MALMSTACISKASSIGCLKRLCKVSNSYNVIQLASMTRTAFQEPRAKPAPYPYWEKQYGSIRQQFMDPMTYRFDENTRIVTVDGPPAIGKTKLCEYLAKEFGLLYMPPPSHLEDLCFTPTGFDKRELDPKLPPILRSFVLEDFLKNPNDIRSNTFQINFFLMRMEQYLIALIHLLSTGQGVVLNRSVYSDLAFADAMLKSGYVSNDLVKHYMCMRTVPEKNLPEPHIIIYLDAPVETVQEKIKKRGRPEEVTSKLFTSKFLSHLEKSYKEKYLKPLAKHSHVLVYDWSKDADYSYVVHDIENINFDDTSNGKLSNWSFWTESEVRDLRLSVVNLEMYFVEAVMRSADLFPAELCPSSSEIQDSDEIIFNCTGIRYDQRFDHLPLHKVLLAREPHDLLAFRETARDLINLTKSKIT; from the exons ATGGCATTGATGTCGACTGCCTGTATTTCAAAAGCCAGTTCTATAGGGTGTTTAAAACGATTATGTAAG GTATCAAACAGTTATAATGTAATACAACTGGCATCTATGACGAGAACGGCTTTCCAAGAACCTAGAGCGAAACCTGCTCCATATCCATATTGGGAGAAACAATATGGATCAATAAGACAACAGTTTATGGATCCAATGACATATAGATTTGATGAAAATACCAGAATAGTGACTGTAGATGGTCCTCCTGCCATTGGAAAGACGAAATTATGTGAATATTTAGCAAAAGAATTTGGATTGCTATATATGCCACCACCTTCACACTTGGAAGACTTATGTTTTACTCCAACTGGATTCGATAAAAGGGAATTGGATCCAAAACTTCCACCAATCCTTAGATCTTTTGTGttagaagattttttaaaaaatcctaATGATATAAGGTCCAACACATTccaaatcaatttttttcttatgAGAATGGAACAATATTTGATCGCGTTAATCCATCTGTTATCAACCGGTCAAGGTGTAGTCCTTAATAGATCCGTGTATTCAGATCTTGCTTTTGCTGATGCAATGTTAAAGAGTGGGTATGTCAGTAATGATCTAGTCAAACATTATATGTGTATGAGAACTGTTCCAGAGAAGAACCTTCCAGAACcgcatataataatatatttggaTGCACCTGTAGAGACTGTTCAA gagaaaattaagaaaagagGTCGACCCGAAGAAGTTACGTCGAAGTTATTTACATCAAAATTCCTAAGTCATTTGGAAAAGTCATACaaagaaaaatacttaaaaCCGTTGGCCAAGCATTCGCATGTATTAGTTTATGATTGGTCTAAAGATGCTGATTATAGCTATGTAGTACATGACATTGAGAACATCAATTTCGATGATACTTCAAATGGAAAATTATCTAATTGGTCATTCTGGACTGAGTCAGAAGTTAGAGATTTGAGATTATCTGTTGTCAATCTGGAAATGTACTTTGTAGAAGCTGTGATGAGATCTGCTGACTTGTTTCCCGCTGAACTTTGTCCATCAAGTAGTGAAATTCAAGATTCTGACGAGATAATATTCAAT TGTACTGGAATAAGATATGATCAAAGGTTTGACCATCTACCACTTCATAAAGTTCTTCTCGCGCGAGAGCCACACGATCTTCTCGCTTTCCGAGAAACTGCAAGGGATTTAATAAATCTGACCAAATCTAAAATTACTTaa
- the LOC116425747 gene encoding uncharacterized protein LOC116425747 has product MTNITANEMNESEKKRLESLKQKKKLFKAKELAIKHALKNLDNKSNNNNKIIFDDDIDEVEEPKITKVGKKRKRELFDDTVDDDDDKDGSAWNISNFENHKKGNNMILGNDARFKIDERFMDDNHELETDNAPKDSSESDLQKEKEMQLDILENILKVPIQSTLKNKELNKDPKFAKKQMIRYDPTERDHKEYEIVSENVELDTKKVKRKKKAKDNVENNVESTPVEVSKEIYFSVSESLTKTLQKGGEFSLLKTFGKEETIDKEQQEYKAVRLDSPKNKQLQFNFNGKNPFKYDSSDNENNDEEIDLKTEQSPVVPKKTNKFFFDTDDPRFNDAVTFFCGEFVPHEEFKNLRQELKQIVRSKIRRNVKKRQPYGYKKKIMKQSLGRKRKH; this is encoded by the exons ATGACAAATATAACCGCGAATGAAATGAATGAATCTGAAAAGAAACGGTTGGAGTCGttgaagcagaagaagaaattatttaaagctaAGGAATTGGCAATAAAACATGCATTAAAGAATTTG GATAAcaaatcgaataataataataaaataatatttgatgatGATATCGATGAAGTTGAAGAGCCAAAAATCACAAAAGTAGGGAAGAAGAGAAAGCGTGAGCTATTCGATGATACTGTTGACGATGATGACGATAAAGATGGATCCGCATGGAATATtagtaattttgaaaatcacAAGAAG GGGAATAATATGATTTTAGGAAACGACGCGAGATTTAAGATAGACGAACGTTTCATGGATGACAATCATGAACTTGAGACAGATAATGCACCAAAAGATAGTAGTGAGAGTGATTTGCAGAAGGAAAAGGAGATGCAATTAGATATCCTAGAAAATATCTTGAAAGTACCGATTCAGAGcacgttaaaaaataaagaactgaATAAGGATCCAAAGTTTGCAAA GAAACAAATGATCAGGTATGATCCTACCGAAAGAGACCACAAAGAGTATGAGATTGTTTCGGAGAATGTAGAACTGGATACGAAGAAAgtgaaaaggaagaagaaagccAAGGATAATGTTGAAAATAATGTGGAAAGCACACCCGTCGAAGtatcaaaagaaatttatttctctgtATCAGAGTCATTAACAAAAACTTTACAGAAAGGCGGCGAGttcagtttattaaaaacatttggaAAAGAGGAAACCATTGACAAAG AACAGCAAGAATATAAAGCGGTAAGATTAGACTCGCCCAAAAATAAGCAATTACAGttcaatttcaatggaaaaaatCCATTCAAATACGACTCGTCTGACAACGAAAATAAcgatgaagaaattgatttaaaaacaGAGCAATCGCCGGTAGTACCTAAGAAAACGAACAAGTTCTTTTTCGACACCGATGATCCACGTTTCAATG ACGCAGTAACGTTTTTCTGCGGAGAGTTCGTGCCGCACGAGGAGTTTAAAAATCTGAGACAAGAATTAAAACAAATCGTACGTTCGAAGATTCGTCGAAATGTGAAGAAACGCCAACCGTACGGATATAAAAAGAAGATAATGAAGCAAAGTCTAGGGCGTAAAAGGAAACATTAG